A window of Blastocatellia bacterium genomic DNA:
CAGCAGCGGCGCCCGCCACACCTCCAGCCGATACCGCCGCGGATTGTAGCGCTCGTACAACTCCGCCGCCGCCGCCTCCCCTCCTTCTGTCCCCACCTCCACTTCCTCGACCACCAGCCGCGCCTGCCGCCAGACCACCTGCACCGGCTCTCGCAGCCCTTCCCACACCACCGCCGTCCGCAGGATGTCGTGCCGCCCGATCACCGCTTGCAGCGCCCCCAGATAGCTCTCCAGGCGCTCCCGGCTGTCGAAGCTGTAGAGGCTGCCCAGCAGGTACGGATCGCCCTCGCCGCCCATCAGGTGGTGGAAGAGTATCCCCTCTTGCAGCGGCGCCAGCGGGTAGATGTCTTGCAGGTTTCCGGCCCCGCCTTCGACGGTCGCCACCACTCGCGCGATCTCCTCTTCGGTCAGCTCCACTAGCGGCAACATCTCCGGCGCGATGACCGCACTGCCTGGAGGGATGCGATTGGCTGGCACCTCGACGTGTGGCGCCTGCGCGCCGATCTGCGCGGCCAACTCGGCCAGCACCGGCCGCGCGAACAGCGCCCGCACGTCGGCTTGCAAGCCGGCCTGGCGCAGCCGCGCGATGACGCGCACGACCAGCAGCGAGTTGCCCCCCAACTCGAAGAAGTTGTCGTGGCGGCCCACTCGCTCTACCTTCAGCACCTCGCTCCAGATCGCCGCCAGCCGCTGCTCGACCTCGCCGAGTGGCGGTTCGTAGCCGTGGTGGGCAAAGGCATCGCCTTCGGGAGCGGGCAGGGCCTTGCGGTCGAGCTTGCCGTTAGGGGTCAAGGGCATCTGCGCCAGCCTGACGTAGGCCGCCGGCAGCATGTACTCGGGCAGCCTTGCCGCTAGTTGCTGGCGGATCTGCTCGGCGCTGACCTCGTCGGTGTCGGCGGCGTAGTAAGCGATCAGGCGCTTATCGCCCGCCGCCTCTTCGCGCAACATGACCACGGCTTCGCCGACGGCTTCACATTCGGCCAGCCGCGCTTCGATCTCCCCTAGCTCCACCCGGTAGCCGCGTATCTTCACCTGTTGGTCGCGCCGCCCAAGGAACTCCAACTCGCCTTCTCGACTCCACCTCGCCACATCTCCTGTCCGATACAGCCGCCCCTCCGCGAACGGGTTCGCTATGAACTTTTCTTGCGTCAGCGCCTCCTGATTCAAATAGCCGCGTGTCACCCCATCGCCCCCGATGTAAAGCTCACCAAGGCTGTTGCAAGGCTGCGGCTGTAGCCCCGCTCCAAGCACGTAGAGCCGCGCGTTGGCTATTGGACACCCGATAGGTGCGGCCGTTAGCCTCTCCAGTTTCTCCACGCCCTGCTGGTCGCTCAATTCCCACACGCTACAGCCGACGACGGCTTCGGTCGGTCCATACTCGTTGACGAACCTCGCCTCTGGCAGTAGCTCGCGCTTCCACTTTCTCAGCCTCTGCGCGCTCAACTGCTCGCCGCCCACCACGATTACGTGCGGCGCTGGCCCTGTAGTCCTTGGCCGCTGCACGTATTCGAGCGCTTCAAGGTGCGACGGTGTGATTTTGAACAGCCACCCCTCGTCAGTCCCGAACAGATGCTGTGCCAGTCGGCTCATTGTTGATTCGTCTTCAGCTAGCAACTCAACCGGCTTGCCCACAACCAGCGGTGCCAGCAACGTCGTCAGCGTCGCGTCGAAGCTCAGGCGCGAGCTGACAACAGAACCCTGTATCTCCGGCCCCAGGTACTTGCCGGCAGCGTAAGAAAGGTAGTTGGTCAGTCCGCGGTGCTCGACCATCACGCCCTTGGGCTGGCCTGTGGAGCCGGACGTGTAGAGGATATAAGCGAGGTCAGCGGGCGTGGCGCTGGTCTGGGCTTCGCAGGCAGCTTCGTCGGCCAGCCCTTCAAGCCACTGCGAGTCGGTGACCGCGCCGTCCATCAGCACCACATCAATCCCAGCCAGCGGCAGGTCCGCCATCAGGTCGGAGTTGACAAGCACCGACTCGATGCCGGCGTCGCGCATTATCTGTTCGAGTCGCCGCGTGGGCAGTCCCGGCTCAAGCGGCACGTAGGCCCCGCCCGCCTTCATCACGCCCAGAATAGCGATCATCATTTCCGGCGAGCGCTGCAGGTAGATACCGACACGCGACTCGACGGTTACGCCGGCCTCGGTCAGATAGTGGGCCAGCCGCTCGGCCTTCGCGTTGAGCTCGTAGTAGCTGAGGCGCTGATCGCCATAGATGACGGCCTCGGCCTCGGGCGTCTTCTCAGCTTGATGCTCGAACAGCTCGTGGAAGCACTGGTCTTTCGGGTAGTCAGCTTCCGTCGCGTTCCACTCATACAGCACCTGCCGCCTCTCGGCTTCCGGCAGAATCGGCAACTGGTCTATAAGCTGGGAGCTGTTGGCGACCATGCCGTCCAGCAAGTTCAACAGGTATCTCACCTGCTGCAGTATCGTCTCGCGCTCGAACAGAGCAGTCGCGTACTCCAATGCTCCAGCTATACGGTTCCCGGCGTCCCACAATGTCAACGTCAGGTCGAAGTTTGCGACCACGGGTGCCTCTGACCTCAGCGGTGCGAGCTCCACCCCCGGCAACGTCAGCTTCCCTCCACCTAAGTTCTGCCGCCAATCAAAGAGCACCTGGAACAGGGGACTGTGGGCAAGGCTTCGCTCAGGCCGCACCACCTCCACCACCTGCTCGAACGGCAACTCCTGATGCTGCTGCGCTGACAGCGTCTGCTGCTTGACTCGTCTCAGCACCTCCTCGACGCTCGGCCTCCCCGTCAGCTCTATCCGCAGCGCCAGCGTATTGATGAAGAAGCCAATAAGCCCCTCGATCTCCACTCGCCCGCGGTTCGCCACCGACGTGCCGATCACTACCTCTTGCTGCCCGGACAGCCTCGACAGCAGCGCTCCCCACCCCGCCAGCAGCGTCATAAACAAGGTCGTTCCCTGCTGCTGGCTCAGCCGCTTCAGCCCGCGGCTCAGTTCCGCGCTCAGCACCACCTCTACGCGTCCGCCCTCGTACTCCTGCTCGGCGGGTCGCGCGTGATCGGTCGGCAACTCCAGCAGCCCAGGCGCTCCGGCAAGCGCACTCTGCCAATACTCCGCCTGCCGTCGTAGCACCTCGCCTTCCATCCACTTCCTCTGCCACACCGCATAATCCAGATATTGCACCTCAAGCTCTGGCAGCGGGTCTCGCTCACCTCGAACGAAGGCCCCGTACAACAGGCTCAACTCCTTGATGAAGATGTCCATCGACCACCCATCGCTGACGATGTGATGCATGGTGATCAACAGCGCATGCTCGGCTTCCGCCGTGCAGATCAACCGGCCACGGATCAGCGGCCCCTCTTCCAGATCGAACCTTGTAGCCGCCTCTTCACGTATCAATCGCTCCATCTCCCGATCCGCATTCACCCCTTCGCGCAGGTCGTGCTCCTTGAGGTCGAAGCGGCTCTGGTGGGCTGGCGTGATCTGCTGCGCCGGCTCGCCATCAATCGTCACAAAGGTCGTCCGCAACGCTTCGTGGCGCTCCACCACCGCATCTAAAGCACGCCGCAGCGCCGCGCCGTCCAGCTCTCCCTTCAGCCGCAATCCGTAGAAAATGTGATAGGCCTGGCTGACGCCCATCTGCGCCAGGAACCACAGCCGCTGCTGCGCGAATGACAGCGGCAGCTGCCCTCCGCGTTCTGCGACCTTGATCGCCGGCAGCACAGCCTGTTCGGCTCCACCGATCACCCCCGCCAGGTCAACCAGCACCGGATGCGCGAACACTTCCCCTATCGTCACCTCCACGTTCAGCGCCTTCCTCAGGCGCGAAATCATCCTCACCACAAGCAGGGAGTGTCCTCCCAGCTCGAAGAAGTTGTCTCGTCTACCCACACGCTGCAACCCCAGCACCTCGCCCCAGATCGCCGCCACCGCCCGCTCCACCTCGCCGACCGGCTCCTCGTAGCCCCGCATCACGTAAGCGTCACCTTCCGGCGCAGGCAGCCTCCTGCGGTCCAGCTTACCGTTTGGTGTCAATGGCAGCTTCTCCAACTCCACATACGCCGCTGGTACCATGTACTCAGGCAGCCGCT
This region includes:
- a CDS encoding amino acid adenylation domain-containing protein, yielding MRSEKELVVSPWLFVEMAQEAGWISEAAIELKGGRYHNELTKYRYDVVLHTYRSMNGVNGGRRQDWEADGWSVSRLRRELSEGVEELALNGVPNARVAADLASQQWLAAAGDTRVSEMQAQLDEIWNRREAVDPEEVRAIGRELGYEVRVGWPGRGEAGSYEVLVRRAKRELEKVVSEEAGEVIGGKLIELSDGWRKYANRPLTELRSEGIGTELMEYLQQRLPEYMVPAAYVELEKLPLTPNGKLDRRRLPAPEGDAYVMRGYEEPVGEVERAVAAIWGEVLGLQRVGRRDNFFELGGHSLLVVRMISRLRKALNVEVTIGEVFAHPVLVDLAGVIGGAEQAVLPAIKVAERGGQLPLSFAQQRLWFLAQMGVSQAYHIFYGLRLKGELDGAALRRALDAVVERHEALRTTFVTIDGEPAQQITPAHQSRFDLKEHDLREGVNADREMERLIREEAATRFDLEEGPLIRGRLICTAEAEHALLITMHHIVSDGWSMDIFIKELSLLYGAFVRGERDPLPELEVQYLDYAVWQRKWMEGEVLRRQAEYWQSALAGAPGLLELPTDHARPAEQEYEGGRVEVVLSAELSRGLKRLSQQQGTTLFMTLLAGWGALLSRLSGQQEVVIGTSVANRGRVEIEGLIGFFINTLALRIELTGRPSVEEVLRRVKQQTLSAQQHQELPFEQVVEVVRPERSLAHSPLFQVLFDWRQNLGGGKLTLPGVELAPLRSEAPVVANFDLTLTLWDAGNRIAGALEYATALFERETILQQVRYLLNLLDGMVANSSQLIDQLPILPEAERRQVLYEWNATEADYPKDQCFHELFEHQAEKTPEAEAVIYGDQRLSYYELNAKAERLAHYLTEAGVTVESRVGIYLQRSPEMMIAILGVMKAGGAYVPLEPGLPTRRLEQIMRDAGIESVLVNSDLMADLPLAGIDVVLMDGAVTDSQWLEGLADEAACEAQTSATPADLAYILYTSGSTGQPKGVMVEHRGLTNYLSYAAGKYLGPEIQGSVVSSRLSFDATLTTLLAPLVVGKPVELLAEDESTMSRLAQHLFGTDEGWLFKITPSHLEALEYVQRPRTTGPAPHVIVVGGEQLSAQRLRKWKRELLPEARFVNEYGPTEAVVGCSVWELSDQQGVEKLERLTAAPIGCPIANARLYVLGAGLQPQPCNSLGELYIGGDGVTRGYLNQEALTQEKFIANPFAEGRLYRTGDVARWSREGELEFLGRRDQQVKIRGYRVELGEIEARLAECEAVGEAVVMLREEAAGDKRLIAYYAADTDEVSAEQIRQQLAARLPEYMLPAAYVRLAQMPLTPNGKLDRKALPAPEGDAFAHHGYEPPLGEVEQRLAAIWSEVLKVERVGRHDNFFELGGNSLLVVRVIARLRQAGLQADVRALFARPVLAELAAQIGAQAPHVEVPANRIPPGSAVIAPEMLPLVELTEEEIARVVATVEGGAGNLQDIYPLAPLQEGILFHHLMGGEGDPYLLGSLYSFDSRERLESYLGALQAVIGRHDILRTAVVWEGLREPVQVVWRQARLVVEEVEVGTEGGEAAAAELYERYNPRRYRLEVWRAPLLRMAVAEDKAAGRWLLMQLQHHLVSDHATLEVMQEEIEAYLLGRGEELAKPLPFRNLVAAARLGVRQEEHEAYFRGLLGEVDEATAPFGLLDVQGDGSGIDLAHMKVDVGLGQRIQKSARELGVSVASVCHVAWGQVVARTSGRQEVVYGTVLLGRMQGGEGAERAIGLFINTLPVKVRVGEGGAAASVRGMQEQLGELLRHEQASLALAQRCSGVAAPTPLFTSLLNYRHSGSGAVAWSPEQARAWQGVQLLYGESRNNYPLNLAVNDLGEGFSLSAQVVASIGAQRVCQYMHRALESLVEALESAPARPLRSLKVIPEGERRQMLVE